The genomic window AAggctttgtgttttaaaataaaaatcattttatctCACTGtagttttattgatattttaaagTAGCTTGTATATGTTTGCTTTTCGTGTTACATTCAGTAAAGAAATGTATGtgctttttttataaaataatattgaatattttaatgatattaaataatgtttacaaataaaatgtaggcctgtattttatttgatttcaattaacagaaatgatTTTAGTTAACTGTAATAACCTTGATGTGTATATGATTTCCTTGGACctgtgaaatgttttaatttgtttatgtaGTAAGTACATGCTCATtgatattatttacaataagtGTTGAGTGCTCTTTCCTGTTCAGGGCTGAAACAGCAAGATGGTGTGTATTTTAATGTCTGCATAATGCGCATTTTGACCTATAAAAGCAGGTGTATGTTGTTCGTCCAGCAGGTGGCATACATGTCAATGAAATGCTACAGAGGGTGTGGAAACATTTTATTTGGTCTGACATTTATGGCAACAGCCACCAAGGGTGTGCCCACATCAGTTGAATATAACTCATTGGAATGTGGAAAGGTAGAAGGGTAAATTCAGGTTTGTGGAATGGAAACAAATGATTCATAATAACTGAATGTACAAATGGATGCTATTGGTTTAACTGCCACATGGACTCAAATGCACCAGCATTTGGAGTGAAAGagcaaatgtttatattttgagtGAAGATTATCAAACTATCTAAACtattaaataatcaaaaaaACTATCAAATCGttgacaataataaaaaataatatgctTGAATCATGAGGTACATAAATTAAAGGGTGCACTAAAAAAGGCTGTTttgttttcaacccatggttgggtcgaGAAtggactaaaactaaaatatccTAGAAAAGACTCATACTTGACCCATGCATGGGCTAAAACACAGTATTTTCTAAAGTGTAAATAGGTTGAATtttactttaaagggacagttcacccaaaaatatatatattctgtcatcatttacttacccttgagttgtttcaaatctgtatacatttctttgttctgatgaacacagagaaagacatttggaagaatgattgtaaccaaatagatctcaccccccattgactgccatagtagggaaaataaatactatgggagtcaatgggggatgagatatgtttggttgctgacgttcttccaaatatcttcatttgtgtttagcagaacaatgaATTTtgtttagggtgagtaaatgatgacagaattttcatttttggctgagcGACCCCTTAAAAGAAATAGTGAGATTTACCAAGTGCCAATTCTGAAGtcattaaaaataagaaaatcgTCTTCGGGTTTTACTATACaaaatttttattaaattaaaaaatacaaacaataaaCTCATTCAACAAGTCAACTCAACAAGTATTTTCAACAGCCAATTTAACCAATGAGCCAACTGAAAAATTTAAGTGCAGTGAGTCACTAGAAAATGTGGAGTTGAAGATGACTGAAATTTTCAAGCCAGTTCATTGGAGTCTGGACCACCGGCAAcaaccaaaaacatttttctaatcaAGACATGCTCTTTAGAATTTGTAGCTTTTAGTTGTGATCCTCTGATAGTGACCTTCTATAGCAACTTCCCCCAATGTCCACATCACCTTATGGAGCCTATACAAAGCACACAAACTGGCCGCAATAATAACTACACCAACAACCAAGAGAACAATATACAAAGCCACCATGAAGCCACTGAACAAACCAGTTGACGGGACAGTCCACAGATACACCCAACCGTTATAATGATTGTTATGCACAATATCAGGTCCACTGTCCAGGACAATCGTATTGTAAAACCCTGGTTGGTTATTGTAGCCAATCTTTTTTATAATATACGATTCTTCAGCTGTAGGAGAAAACAAAGAGGTTACTGCAGAAGTACTTGTAAATGGCAGGATAGATGTAGACACAGGAGCTGTCCCTGTAGTACCAGTGTCTTTTCTTGTTATTGTCAATGTTGGAGGAGATGAAGTCACTTTCGTGGCAACAGAAGTCGAGGTCATGTAAGTTGTTGGACCACACTGAAGATCTTCGTAGGTCAACGACTGCAATGGACGATCTAGTAATTTATACGGTTCCCGGCACACTACTCCTTTTTCCAAGTCGTTCACGATCGTTGGGTTTTCCTGAATCCATTCCGCGATTCCCATAATGCTGCAATTGCAGTTCCAACGGTTGCCACTCAAAGAGAGAACCTTCAAGGCACCAGCATGTATGAAAACATCTCCAGTTAGATACCTGAGATGATTGTTTTTTAGGTCAAGCGTTTGTAGACGTGGGGTATGCCTAAAGATTTGCTCCGGAAGAGTCCGAAgcttgttttcatttagcaataGTATTTGAAGGCTAGGCAAACTTGAGAAGATGTCAGGATGCAGCTCCAGAagattgttgtgttttatggaGAGCTTGTTCAGCTTGGGCAGGCAACAGAAGAGATCTTTGGGAAGAGACGTCAGGTTGTCGTTCAAGTGTAAGTGGAGCCATTTTAAGCCTGTCATGTTTGCAAAAAGGTTCCAGGGGACGGTGACTAGGTTGGTTTCGTAAAGGTAAAGTTCTTGGAGTCGCGGCATGTGACCCACCAGCTGATCAGGTAGAGAGATGAGGGGGTTTTTGTAAAGGGTGAGTTTGGTCAGGTTGGGTAGATAGTAGAAGCTCCTGGGTGGAATATACTGGAGTTTGTTGCCTGACATTGAAAGGGTGTGAAGAGCAGGCATATGCCAGAAAATGTGTGGAGGTATCTCACAAATCTGATTTTTTTGTAGCATGAGGACCAACAGATTGTTTAGATGATCAAATAAGCCGCTTTCAAGAGTCTCCAGCTGGTTGGAGGTGAGCACCAGACTTTCAAGTTGGCTAAGGTTGTGGAAGACGTTCCCTGGAAGGTTTCTCAATCGGTTCCCCGCCAAGTATAGGAAAATAAGCTTAGTCAAACTCTGGAAGACATCGGCGTCCAGCTGGGAAATGTGATTATTGCTGATGTCCAGCTCGGTTAGATTAAGCAACCCTTCAAACAATCCTGAACTTATGGAAACGATCTGATTGTCATCTAGCTGGAGCTGCTCCAGGTTGCTCAGCTCGCCGAAGACCTTGGGTGGGAAGACAGACAGGGCGTTTGATGACAATTTGATGGAGCGTAGCTGAGGAGCATCATAGAAGGCTTCCGGATGGATGGTGTCGAGAGAGCTGTGGGTGATCCTCAATCGCAGAAGAAGGTGGAAGGGCTGGAAGCTGCGTTCTTGGAGAAGTTGTATTTGTGTGTCATTGAGCAGGAGTAGGAAGGTGGTGGTGGGATCAAGGGGAGGTACTGCGGTGATGTCACCTGTGCATTTTACAAAGCCCCgaatgtcacacacacacccaccggGACAGTGAACGCTGAGGGTGAAGTGAGGCAGAAGCTGAAGTAGAATAATTGTGAACCACATGCTGTCAAACTGGGGAATGAATGTAGTTACATGTAAGTATACAAGgtaaaaaacagtaattttacagaattttactggtgttttttgtatatttttgaaatacagtaaaaaaattacaaattacagaaaaatactgtaaatttaCAAGAAACCCATGAAACCCGTATAATTTTATGTGACAAAACtgttattatactgtatttttctgACACCTAGCTGccagaaaaaaaagttttttatagGACTTTTTTACAGCGGACAGTGAAAATCAAATTCATAattcaacactgtaaaaatatcaaatgaTTATCTGTTAAATTTacagacatttctgtttatctgAAAACATAACACAGTGCTGTGCAAAATACAGACGTGTACAGAAATATATGGGAAATTTCTTCATAACACAGTATTGTTCCTTTTTTttctacagttttttttacatactgGAAGTAACTTCTAATGCTCCCATGTTTTAAAAGAGTAAAATTGATGCAAACTCAACAGATCTTGCAATAAAATTGCATTCTTACAATCgaaataagaaaacaaaatatgaatcaaGTGAGTACAAAGCTAAATGTTTTAGTATTAGTTGTAACTTACCTATTACAAACCCAG from Triplophysa rosa linkage group LG25, Trosa_1v2, whole genome shotgun sequence includes these protein-coding regions:
- the LOC130548261 gene encoding platelet glycoprotein V isoform X1 translates to MWFTIILLQLLPHFTLSVHCPGGCVCDIRGFVKCTGDITAVPPLDPTTTFLLLLNDTQIQLLQERSFQPFHLLLRLRITHSSLDTIHPEAFYDAPQLRSIKLSSNALSVFPPKVFGELSNLEQLQLDDNQIVSISSGLFEGLLNLTELDISNNHISQLDADVFQSLTKLIFLYLAGNRLRNLPGNVFHNLSQLESLVLTSNQLETLESGLFDHLNNLLVLMLQKNQICEIPPHIFWHMPALHTLSMSGNKLQYIPPRSFYYLPNLTKLTLYKNPLISLPDQLVGHMPRLQELYLYETNLVTVPWNLFANMTGLKWLHLHLNDNLTSLPKDLFCCLPKLNKLSIKHNNLLELHPDIFSSLPSLQILLLNENKLRTLPEQIFRHTPRLQTLDLKNNHLRYLTGDVFIHAGALKVLSLSGNRWNCNCSIMGIAEWIQENPTIVNDLEKGVVCREPYKLLDRPLQSLTYEDLQCGPTTYMTSTSVATKVTSSPPTLTITRKDTGTTGTAPVSTSILPFTSTSAVTSLFSPTAEESYIIKKIGYNNQPGFYNTIVLDSGPDIVHNNHYNGWVYLWTVPSTGLFSGFMVALYIVLLVVGVVIIAASLCALYRLHKVMWTLGEVAIEGHYQRITTKSYKF
- the LOC130548261 gene encoding platelet glycoprotein V isoform X2, whose translation is MWFTIILLQLLPHFTLSVHCPGGCVCDIRGFVKCTGDITAVPPLDPTTTFLLLLNDTQIQLLQERSFQPFHLLLRLRITHSSLDTIHPEAFYDAPQLRSIKLSSNALSVFPPKVFGELSNLEQLQLDDNQIVSISSGLFEGLLNLTELDISNNHISQLDADVFQSLTKLIFLYLAGNRLRNLPGNVFHNLSQLESLVLTSNQLETLESGLFDHLNNLLVLMLQKNQICEIPPHIFWHMPALHTLSMSGNKLQYIPPRSFYYLPNLTKLTLYKNPLISLPDQLVGHMPRLQELYLYETNLVTVPWNLFANMTGLKWLHLHLNDNLTSLPKDLFCCLPKLNKLSIKHNNLLELHPDIFSSLPSLQILLLNENKLRTLPEQIFRHTPRLQTLDLKNNHLRYLTGDVFIHAGALKVLSLSGNRWNCNCSIMGIAEWIQENPTIVNDLEKGVVCREPYKLLDRPLQSLTYEDLQCGPTTYMTSTSVATKVTSSPPTLTITRKDTAEESYIIKKIGYNNQPGFYNTIVLDSGPDIVHNNHYNGWVYLWTVPSTGLFSGFMVALYIVLLVVGVVIIAASLCALYRLHKVMWTLGEVAIEGHYQRITTKSYKF